The proteins below come from a single Carnobacterium divergens DSM 20623 genomic window:
- a CDS encoding CD3324 family protein, translating into MNYINATKVLPKELINEIQQYITGDYLYIPVKNKRQPWGAKTGSKSLLMKRNQQIYTAFLAGTSIKKLAKQFFLSESSIRKILTSFEN; encoded by the coding sequence ATGAACTATATCAATGCAACAAAAGTGTTGCCAAAAGAACTTATTAATGAGATTCAACAGTATATTACAGGTGATTATCTTTATATTCCAGTTAAAAATAAACGTCAACCTTGGGGGGCTAAAACTGGAAGTAAGTCCTTGTTAATGAAGAGAAATCAGCAGATTTACACTGCTTTTCTAGCTGGGACTTCTATCAAAAAGCTGGCAAAGCAATTCTTTTTATCTGAATCGAGTATTCGTAAGATTTTAACTTCTTTTGAGAACTAA